Below is a genomic region from Fusobacterium canifelinum.
TAGAAGATTTTCGTACTATGGGTTTCCGTGCAATACAAGGTTATGGTATGACTGAAACAGCTCCAATAATCGCTTTTAATGTACCTGGTAGAGAAAGATCAGATACTGTTGGTGAAGTAATTCCTGATGTAGAAGTAAAAATTTCAGAAGATGGTGAAATCCTTGTTAAAGGTAAAAATGTAATGAAAGGCTATTACAATAATGAACAAGCTACAAAAGAAGCATTTGATAAAGAAGGTTACTTTCATACTGGTGACCTAGGAAAGATGGAAGGGAAACATTTAATAATAATTGGTAGAAAAAAAGAAATGATAGTCTTACCAAATGGAAAAAACATTGATCCCAATGATATTGAAGTTGAAATTGTTAAAAATACAGATTTAATAAAAGAAATTGCTGTAACAGAATATAGAGAACAATTACTTGCTATTGTTTATCCTGATTTTGAGCAAATTCAAGCAAAAAAAATAGTTAATATTAAAGAAGCTATTAAATGGGAAGTTATAGATAAATATAATGTAACTGCTCCTAATTATAAGAAAATTCATGATATAAAAATAGTTAAAGAAGAATTACCTAAAACAAGAATAGGTAAGATTAGAAGATTTATGCTTAAAGATTTAATAGAAAACAAGATTGAAGACACTGATAAAAAAGAAGAAAAGAAAGTTGTTGAAGTTCCTTCTGAAATGAAAGAGAAATTTGATGTTATCAACAAATATATAGATGAAAGATATCAAAAAATTATTGATTTAGATTCTCATATTGAATTAGATTTAGGATTCGATTCTCTTGATATAGTAGAATTTATGAATTTCTTAAATACAACTTTTGGAATAAACTTAGTTGAACAAGATTTTGTTGAAAATAAAACAATATCTGCTATAATAAAGTTAGTTGATGAAAAAGCTGGAAAATTAGTTGAAAAAGTAGATAAAAATGAGAATTTAAAGAAAATTATTGAAAGTGATTCAGATGTAACATTACCAAAAGATGCTAGATATGCAAAGGTTTTAAAATTTATTTTAAGTCCAATGTTTAATTTATATTTCAAATATAAATACAGTGGAAAAGAAAATCTTGGTGAGGGAGCAGGAATAATTGTTGGAAATCATCAAAGTTATTTAGATGCTTTTATGTTAAATAATGCTTTCACTTATAAGGAATTAGGAGGTAATTACTATATAGCGACAGCCTTACATTTTAAAAGTAATATAATGAAGTATCTAGCAGGTCATGGAAATATAATTTTAGTTGATGCAAATAGAAATTTAAAAAATACTCTACAAGCAGCAGCTAAGGTTTTAAAAAGTGGTAAGAAATTACTTATTTTCCCAGAAGGGGCTAGAACAAGAGATGGTCAGTTGCAAGAGTTTAAAAAGACTTTTGCTATACTTGCAAAGGAATTAAATGTTCCTATATATCCATTTGTGTTAAAGGGGGCTTATGAAGCATTCCCATATAATAAAAAATTTCCTAAGAGAAATAATATTTCAGTTCAATTCTTAGAAAAAATTGAACCACAAGATAAAACAGTTGAAGAATTAGTTGAAGAAACTAAAAATAGTATTGCAAAAAATTATTATTAAAATATATAAAATGGAGGTAAGAATATGTATTACAATATGAATGACATTGATATTAAAAGTTCTAACAATTTATTAAGAAAAGTATTTTTGTATATGATTTTAGGTATCACTATTTCTTTTGCCACAGGAGCATATTTATTATATTTTAATCAAGGTTTATTATCTACTTTATTTAATTATTATCAATTTTTAGTAATAGCAGAATTAGCTATGGTATTTTCTATAAGCTTTTTTATAAATAAAATATCTTCTAGTTTAGCAAAAATTTTATTTTTTGCTTATTCCTTAGTAAATGGTGTAACTCTTACTGTAATTGGACTTATTTATGCACCACAAGTAATTTTCTATGCATTTATGATAACTCTTACAATTTTTGTTGTAACTGCTATCTATGGTTATACAACACAAGAAGATTTAAGTTCTTATAGAAGATTTTTTATGATAGCTTTAATTTCATTAATACTTTTATCAGCTTTTAATGCTTTTATGAGAGTTGGAATGTTAGAATGGGTAATAACAATAGCAGGAGTAGTTATTTTTACTGGGCTTATAGCTTATGATGTAAATAGAATTAAATTTATATCATATCAATTAGCTGATGGAGATAATGAAGCTATGGAAAAAATGGGAATAATTGGAGCTTTAAATCTTTACCTAGATTTCATTAATCTATTTATCTATATTCTTAGAATTTTTGGAAGAAAAAAATAATTATTTAGGAGCTATTAAATGAAAAAAATTTTATTATTAATGTTTTCTGTTTTATGTGTAAATTCATTTTCATATGTAGAAAGAAATGATCAAGTTGGAAATAGAGGACTTGAACTTATAAGAGAAAGTAATATAAATCAAAATATGGGACTATCTAAAGAAAGTGGTAGTACACAAATAATTGATGCATATAGAGGAAATGGAAAATTTGCTAAAACAAAAGGTTTTATGATTGGAACAACAAGTAATTTTCTTGCTTATCCTAATATCACAGCTGGAGTTACTGTTGCCTATGATAAGTATAAATTCAAACCTGATAATAATGATTATTGGGGAAGAGATTATGATGTAAATACTTATTTTTCATATAAACTAGATAAAAATTTATTTACAGTAGGTTTTGGATATTCTCAAGCAAAGCATGTTGAGAAAAGAGGATATACAGGAAATTTAGAATATGGTAGATTTTTAACAGGTAATACTTATCTTTATACAGGAGTTGAAGGACAAAATAGAGATTACAAAGGTGAGGGTTCTGAAAATTTAAGATTTGCCAATTATAAATTGGGAGTTTTAAGACAAGATACTTGGAAAAAATTAAAATTTCTTAATGGTATTGAAGTCAATATGGATAATAGAAAATATGATGTAGAAGATAGAGGTAGAGGAAATCTAACTTTTGTTTCAAGAGTTTCATATTATATCTATGATGATTTATTATTTGATGTTCAATACAGAGGAACTAAAAATAGTAAATTTTATGACAGTGTTGTTGGACTTGGATTTACACACTATTTTTAAAAAAATTTAATATTAAATTTACCAATGAAGATTGACTTTTATAAAAATAAAAGTCAATCTTTTTTATAAAAAACATTTATTATTCTATATAGCAAAAAATCTAAAAATATGGTATTATAAATATAATATATAATAGTTTAGAATTTAATTCTAAGTTAGGAGGCGAAAATTGAAAAGAGAATGCGGGGTTTTATTAGCAATTAGCTCTCTACCTAGTTCCTATGGTATTGGGGATTTTGGAAAAGAAGCATATCGTTTTGTTGATTTCTTAGTGTCCTCTGGACAAAGTCTGTGGCAAATATTACCACTATGTCCTGTGGAATATGGAAATTCTCCTTATCAGTCACCTTCTACTTTTGCTGGAAATTTTTTATATTTAGATTTAGAAAATTTAGTTAATAATGAGTATTTAACACAAGAGGATATTGATATATTAAAACAAGAAGTATCCTTTGTTAATTATGAATATATAAAAAGCCAGAAAGAGTCTTTATTAAGAAAGGCCTCTCAGGCTTTTTTTTACAAAAATAAGGAACAAGAAGAATTTAAAAATTTTCAAAAAGATAATCAATTTTGGTTAGAAGATTATGCACTCTTTCTTGCTTTAAATAAAAAATTTAAAGGTAGAATGTGGAATACTTGGCCAAAAGAATATAAATTTAGAGATAAAAAATTTATAGAGGAAGCTAAGAAAATTTATCAAGAAGAATATCTATATGAAAGTTTTATACAATATTATTTTCATAAACAATGGAAAGAATTAAAAAACTATGCCAATGAAAGAGGAATAAAATTTATAGGAGATTTACCTATATATGTTGCAACACATAGTGCTGACACTTGGCAAAATCCAAAATTATTCTGTTTTGATAAACATTTAAAAATAAAATCAGTGGCAGGTTGTCCACCAGATTATTTTTCAAAAACTGGGCAATTATGGGGAAATGTACTTTATGATTGGAAAGAAATGGAAAGAACTAATTATTTTTGGTGGATAAATAGAGTAAAACACAGTTTTCTACTTTATGATATTTTAAGATTAGATCATTTTAGAGGTTTTGCATCCTATTGGTCTATTCGTTATGGAGAAAAGACTGCTATCAATGGAAAGTGGAAAAAAGGACCTAGATATCAATTTTTTAAAAAATTAGAAAATAGGATAGCTAATATGGATATAGTGGCAGAAGATTTAGGAACTCTTACAGAAGATGTTTTTAAACTTTTAGAGCAAACAAAGTATCCAAATATGAAAGTATTAGAATTTGGTTTAGCTGAATGGGATAATATGTACCATCCTAGAAATTATCCTGAAAATTCAGTTGCTTATACAGGTACCCATGATAATATGTCGATAGTTGAATGGTATGAAAACTTAAATGAAAAAGAAAAAAATATCTGTGATGAAAATTTAAAAAACTTTTTAAAAGATTATAATACAAATATTTGGGAACCTATTCAATGGAGAGCAATAGAAGCACTTTATGCTTCTAAATCTAATAGAGTCATAGTACCTCTACAAGATATACTAGGTTTAGGAAGCGATTCAAGAATGAATACTCCTTCTACAGTTGGTAATAATTGGACTTGGAGAATTTATTGGAATTATAGACATAATGATTTAGAAAATAAATTATATTACTTAGCAAATAAATATAGAAGAATTAATAAAGGGGAAGATAATGGAATTTAATAAAGAAAAATGGAAAGAAAAATTGGAAGAAAGGTTATTAGAAAAATTTTCAGTTAGCTTAAAAGACGCTAGTCCTTTTGAAGTATATAAAGCTTTAGGGGAAACTGTTATGAGCTTTATAGCAAAGGATTGGTATGAAACAAAACAAGAATACTCTAAGACTAAACAAGCATTTTATCTATCATCAGAATTTTTAATGGGAAGAGCCTTAGGAAATAATTTAATTAATTTAGGTATTGATAAAGAAATTCAAGAATTTTTAAAAGAATTAGGAATAGACTACAATCAAATTGAAGATGAAGAAGAAGATGCAGCACTAGGAAATGGTGGTTTGGGTAGACTTGCAGCTTGTTTTATGGATTCACTTGCAACATTAAATTTACCTGGCCAAGGATATAGTATTAGATACAGAAATGGAATTTTTAATCAATATTTAAGAGATGGTTATCAAGTTGAAAAACCTGAAACTTGGCTTAAATATGAAGATGTTTGGTCTGTAATGAGACCAGAAGATGAAGTAGTTGTTAACTTTGGATATACTTCTGTTAGAGCATTGCCTTATGATATGCCGATAATTGGATATGGAACTAAGAATGTAAATACTCTTAGACTTTGGGAAGCACACTCAATAGTGGATTTAGATTTAGGAGTATTTAATCAACAAGATTATTTACATGCAACACAAGATAAAACATTGGCAGAAGATATTTCTCGTGTACTTTATCCTAATGACTCAACTGATGAAGGTAAAAAATTAAGACTTCGTCAACAATATTTCTTTGTGTCAGCATCATTGCAAGATATTATAAAAAAATTTAAAAAAGTACATGGTAGAGAATTTTCAAAAATTCCTGAATTTATTTCTATTCAACTTAATGATACACACCCAGTTATAGCTATCCCAGAACTTATGAGAATTTTAGTTGATGTAGAAGGTGTCCTATGGGAAGATGCTTGGGAAATTGTGAAGAAAACTTTTTCATATACTAACCATACTATTTTAGCAGAAGCTCTTGAAAAATGGTGGGTTGGACTTTATCAAGAAGTTGTTCCTAGAATCTTCCAAATAACAGAAGGTATACACAATCAATTTAAAAATGAATTAGCAAATTTATATCCAAATGATGTAAATAAACAAAATAGAATGCAAATTATTCAAGGTAATATGATACATATGGCTTGGCTTGCAATATATGGTAGTCATAAAGTTAATGGAGTTGCTGAATTACATACTGAAATTTTAAAAGAACATGAGTTAAGAGATTGGTATGAATTATATCCTGATAAATTCTTAAATAAAACAAATGGAATTACACAAAGAAGATGGTTATTAAAATCTAACCCTCAACTTGCTTCATATATAACAGAATTAATTGGAGATGCTTGGATTAAAGATTTATCTGAACTAAAAAAACTTGAACAATTTATAGATGATAAAAAAGTTTT
It encodes:
- a CDS encoding AMP-binding protein → MSIKYLYDRKKIAVTYGEQKYSYADVIKYVNYYSEFLDISKGDRVALMMENRPESIFSFFSIWAKKGIALSLDAGYTVDQLAYVLEDSQPKYFFVSNKVKEVAERANSKLGNITKIIVVDEITLSVDYKITQEEFENDSDEDIAIIVYTSGTTGNPKGVMITYENIKANMDGVRAVDLVNDSDTILGMLPYHHIMPLCFTLILPMYLGVPVILLTEISSASLLKALQENRITVILGVPRVWEMLDKAIMSKINQSSLARFMFKIASKINSMSIRKMLFSKVHKQFGGNVRLMVSGGAKIDKNILEDFRTMGFRAIQGYGMTETAPIIAFNVPGRERSDTVGEVIPDVEVKISEDGEILVKGKNVMKGYYNNEQATKEAFDKEGYFHTGDLGKMEGKHLIIIGRKKEMIVLPNGKNIDPNDIEVEIVKNTDLIKEIAVTEYREQLLAIVYPDFEQIQAKKIVNIKEAIKWEVIDKYNVTAPNYKKIHDIKIVKEELPKTRIGKIRRFMLKDLIENKIEDTDKKEEKKVVEVPSEMKEKFDVINKYIDERYQKIIDLDSHIELDLGFDSLDIVEFMNFLNTTFGINLVEQDFVENKTISAIIKLVDEKAGKLVEKVDKNENLKKIIESDSDVTLPKDARYAKVLKFILSPMFNLYFKYKYSGKENLGEGAGIIVGNHQSYLDAFMLNNAFTYKELGGNYYIATALHFKSNIMKYLAGHGNIILVDANRNLKNTLQAAAKVLKSGKKLLIFPEGARTRDGQLQEFKKTFAILAKELNVPIYPFVLKGAYEAFPYNKKFPKRNNISVQFLEKIEPQDKTVEELVEETKNSIAKNYY
- a CDS encoding glycogen/starch/alpha-glucan phosphorylase; translation: MEFNKEKWKEKLEERLLEKFSVSLKDASPFEVYKALGETVMSFIAKDWYETKQEYSKTKQAFYLSSEFLMGRALGNNLINLGIDKEIQEFLKELGIDYNQIEDEEEDAALGNGGLGRLAACFMDSLATLNLPGQGYSIRYRNGIFNQYLRDGYQVEKPETWLKYEDVWSVMRPEDEVVVNFGYTSVRALPYDMPIIGYGTKNVNTLRLWEAHSIVDLDLGVFNQQDYLHATQDKTLAEDISRVLYPNDSTDEGKKLRLRQQYFFVSASLQDIIKKFKKVHGREFSKIPEFISIQLNDTHPVIAIPELMRILVDVEGVLWEDAWEIVKKTFSYTNHTILAEALEKWWVGLYQEVVPRIFQITEGIHNQFKNELANLYPNDVNKQNRMQIIQGNMIHMAWLAIYGSHKVNGVAELHTEILKEHELRDWYELYPDKFLNKTNGITQRRWLLKSNPQLASYITELIGDAWIKDLSELKKLEQFIDDKKVLSKIWDIKIEKKKELVEYLRETQGIDINPNSIFDVQVKRLHEYKRQLLNIFQVYDLYQQLKQNPNMDFVPTTYIYGAKAAPGYKVAKGIIRLINDIAQIINGDDEIKDRLKVVFVENYRVTVAEKIFPAADISEQISTAGKEASGTGNMKFMLNGAITLGTLDGANVEIAKEAGEENEYIFGMRVKDIEELRKKGYDPRFPYNNVTGLKQVVDALIDGRLSDLGSGIYREIHSLLMERGDQYFVLEDFEDYRRKQREINRDYKDKISWAKKMLKNIANAGKFSSDRTILEYANEIWNIKETKIK
- the malQ gene encoding 4-alpha-glucanotransferase, with amino-acid sequence MKRECGVLLAISSLPSSYGIGDFGKEAYRFVDFLVSSGQSLWQILPLCPVEYGNSPYQSPSTFAGNFLYLDLENLVNNEYLTQEDIDILKQEVSFVNYEYIKSQKESLLRKASQAFFYKNKEQEEFKNFQKDNQFWLEDYALFLALNKKFKGRMWNTWPKEYKFRDKKFIEEAKKIYQEEYLYESFIQYYFHKQWKELKNYANERGIKFIGDLPIYVATHSADTWQNPKLFCFDKHLKIKSVAGCPPDYFSKTGQLWGNVLYDWKEMERTNYFWWINRVKHSFLLYDILRLDHFRGFASYWSIRYGEKTAINGKWKKGPRYQFFKKLENRIANMDIVAEDLGTLTEDVFKLLEQTKYPNMKVLEFGLAEWDNMYHPRNYPENSVAYTGTHDNMSIVEWYENLNEKEKNICDENLKNFLKDYNTNIWEPIQWRAIEALYASKSNRVIVPLQDILGLGSDSRMNTPSTVGNNWTWRIYWNYRHNDLENKLYYLANKYRRINKGEDNGI
- a CDS encoding Bax inhibitor-1/YccA family protein; amino-acid sequence: MYYNMNDIDIKSSNNLLRKVFLYMILGITISFATGAYLLYFNQGLLSTLFNYYQFLVIAELAMVFSISFFINKISSSLAKILFFAYSLVNGVTLTVIGLIYAPQVIFYAFMITLTIFVVTAIYGYTTQEDLSSYRRFFMIALISLILLSAFNAFMRVGMLEWVITIAGVVIFTGLIAYDVNRIKFISYQLADGDNEAMEKMGIIGALNLYLDFINLFIYILRIFGRKK